The Plasmodium chabaudi chabaudi strain AS genome assembly, chromosome: 4 nucleotide sequence GTCGTTATTGCTATCTTATTTCCGTGTCgaagtaaaaaaaagaaaattactTTTACAAATCAATTTATTTAGTTGTATTACACAtaaagaacaaaaaaataaaaatatatatgtaatatcgAAAAGAAACAAAGTAGAACAACAtcagaatataaaaagtataaaatgCACACATATGCGTGTTATATGTACGCACCGAACTAATGTATAAAAAGGGGTTAAAAATTTCAGGCAAgcttaaaatattaaaaatttatggaatatataatattaaaacataaatatgtaattttttaaaaattcaacaaatatttattattatgtatttaaaaaatataaagtcAAATTGTATGCGAAATATGTAtacgtaaaaaaaaaaaatgcaacatatatattacatatatggaaatattatatatggaaaaatatatacaaaattaaccaggaaaaatatggtagtatatataatttacacTTCCCTTATCCAAATCAATTTATAGCCCCTTGTTTATTACCAAGGCTAATTATGCATTTGTGCATAAAGTACATAAGTTAAACGTATTTTTccacataaaaaattaaattttcatttttatttgtaactCCCGTTTAGTACTCATGGGAATTTAGCATATCTTTAGGAACTTTGGCGGGTAAATCAAATCCTTCAACTTTCATTTCAATAAAATGTCTAGCTAATGAATACTCGAAAAGATCAAGATATCCATCTTTTGTAATATCAGCTAAAttccatattttatgaagaACTGAACTTGGTAATTtacttttaattaaatcCGGTTTTACTTGTTCCCCTGatatttttccataatCATTTGGACCAAGCTTGTAGAAATCGTCGGAATATTTTGAAGTATCTATAGGgcttaataaatatttttgtttaaccCATAATGGTATTTCACCAGAAGTTAATTCTAAAAATGgtgttaatttattatcaacAATTGTACCTTCATTAGTTCCAAGCTTTGTCATATCAATGGTAGCAGATTCCTTTGGAATCATTTCTAATAATTGTGGTATATGTACATTTAatactttatttattttttcaatttttttaagatcTAATTTTGGAATTTTCAACCAATCAATATCatgtaatttttctttcataAATTGAACAGGTGGAAAATCACCAAGCggtaaattattttccctTGCAACttcttcatatattttttctaaagaTTTTATTAATCTTCCTTTTATATAATCTTTTCTAAAATAAGGTAATTTCTGTCTTAAATgtgttaataaataaatatgaactTTTAATGTTCTACAAcgttttataaaatcattTAATCGTATCATAGTTGAATTTCTTGGAATTTTTGAAAGctctttatataaatccGAAGCTTCATCTTCAAATATACTTCTATTTTCATCAAACATTAATTTTCGATCCCAAAAAGATCCTATATAAACTCTATTTACTTCAGGTGTATTTATAACAATACCTAAGGACCACATTAATGAACCGTAAACTCTCATTAATTGTTGTGTATTTATAGTATCtgctttatttaaaataatacgTATTTTAGAATCTTGTCCTTTTATTGCTTGTATACATCTTCGAAATTCATCGGAAATATCTAATTTATGGGCatcaaaaattaataaaattaagtcAACCCTTTGGGCAAACCaatatataactttttcAAAGTCATACCCTCGACTTATTTGCTTGATTCCACTTAATACACCAGGGGTATCAATAATTGTTAATGATTTTAATACATCACTATTTGTATTTGAACATTctaattttgataaaaagcTATTACCAAAACTTTCTAATTGTGAAAAAGGTTTCGTAATATCACTAACTAACGCATTACCAGGTATTAATTGTTCTTTCTCGCTATACATTACTGCAACAAATTTATCAGTAGTTGGTTCTGGTCCTATTCGCATACCACAATATTCCTTCTCTATTAAATGTTTGATAAATGTTGTTTTTCCTGTTGAATATTGTCCTAGCAATAAAATCATAGGCTTTGATAAGAAGTCACCACTTGTAAGAAGtggtttataaaaatgataataattaaattcattttctaattctaaaatatatgttttatataatgaatacaATCCCTCTAATACATTGTCATAGACAACTGTTTCTTCGTCGGTTCGGTATAACAGcttcttcattatttcaaatatgtatatatgtatgtatataattaactgttgtatataattattctgTACGTGACTTATCTATTTATGTATgtacataaaattttaatttctataatacaaataattatctTTCACTCTGTTATTAtcagtttttttttccaccATTCTATACaacttattaaaaaaaataaaataattttcctagacacatacataaatataatcagTCCCAAAGCGTTCTCAATTAAGAAGGGGAAATAAAACTAGTCCTGTGATATATGCGAAAATTCTTCAAACAGTTTGCCAAATCTGGGCACGTATAATATCAtgaatacataaaaattgtatatgtaTGATAAAGCAGCTTTgggataatatatatattttagtaaaaatatagctatattttttttttttttttttttttttttttaaaaaattgtatatccTGTTAAAACTATTACGAAacaatgtaaaatattttgtgatattaaaaaagttctttctttttatatattttcatttaaagattttttaaaatatatatgtattataacTTTTGAAATGTAAAATTCTTCACTAACtatacaaatatacaaattttataaaataaaaacaataaataaaaattaattttactaCTACTATTATACTTATAcactaaaataaaaatattattcataaatatccaattatatatataaatatacgaatactataaaataagtaaaattctaaatatatagagaattttttactactatattgttattaataataaagcaattttttattttttcgtatgatatatttaataagtataataatatatattatgcatatatttataggtTGCTGGGCAGTACATAactcatatatttttacctTCATTGCcgtatgtaaaaatatattttacagaGGAGCGAATTATAAtgtttattcatatatatattttattatattatacatattttattatattatacatattatattattatttttgcgTGCTATTTTAATCGCCCATGGTCAAAAATTGCACAGGTTAATACATTTCGTAAACAGCCTAGCAATTCGaattgtattaaaaaatatataaattatataatgcataatatgtatataaaaattattacacTATTTCTTGGcaaaattcattatttaaaaaggatGTTATGCcttttaaaatttgcaATTCcaatgatttaaaaaaatttgcataatatataaaaatattagagtaaaaaatgttttattgaATTTTTCCAAAGTTTAATTTtgctataaaaatgaaaaaatataaattatgtaactgctttatttttttgtactTTTCCAACAATTTTCccaattatatacaaacaagtccacaaaaataaagaataaaacTTTTGCTGAATTAGAGcgaataaatatttttgtaaaaccATATAACACAAACTGTACTTAATCATTCTTGTTTTATCAAAACACGcaacattattatttttaaaaattatgtttttacttaaagtaacaaaattaactattttccattttgaattaaaaaaaatgacatTAAAAGAGTGTGCTACCTttctaaataaaaataaatattttttaataaattataatacacacatattatatattttcataacaATTAAAACCCAAtgctttataaaaaaattattatttattaaaagcCACAATTGGTgatattctttttatttgtttatgtaCATAAAACCGGATTTTATTTCCGCATTTTACGGAGACAGCATAATTCTTACACCTTTCCATAGTACTCGGCACTCTTTTAAATAGTATGCAATCGTATGTGATCGTATGTGGTCGTATCTTTCCCTTTCTCTGCCCTCCTATGCCTTCCTTAAATACGTTTGTTCATAAGCATGGTCGGCTAAACCATTTTACTCCCAATCATATGTACTTTTCCACACCATATTAAAAGAGATAAATTGTGCATACAAATTGGAAAGGCTACATATGCTGCTATCCTTGTTTTACTTCCTTACATAAAACTTTTAAACATAAACAAATGATTGTactaaattaaataaaagactatctaaattttaaaataaattaaataaggTATACATTGTTCATTCCATTTACATTAACATAGCTAAGTATAGCACAACAAATGTGTGTGCAAATATTTTCcctttaatataaaaaataaaattatatgctCTCACAAATTGTAGtagaacaaataaaattactAACACACAAAATGCGGGATAATAAAATGGCGttctttataatattattaacaatttGGATAATGCCAAAAAAcggatgaaaaaaaatataaagaatttttaatatacctATAAGTTTGTCCTTccccttttttttatttttcaattttttatctcCTATATTGCAtagtgaaaataatgaaaattgtGAAAATTGTGAAAACAAGGTATGCATGCCAAACTACTGTACAAAGTAAAACAACTGGAAATGTTCCCTTTGATagactttttttttgtttttttaaatttgatgagcacacataaatataattttgtgcACATTTCTGTTtgcttttaatttaaataattattttttaacaattatctataaataaataaataaataaataaataaataaattttttatgcatattttattgctatattttttcaaataaatttaagtCATATATTAAGGATATAGGGTACATATGcccatataaaaaatgtgaaaaaaaaaaaaaaatatttcgaACTTTTTTAAGATCATGCCTCTTGGATGGAAATTGAAATAAGCAAGTTCACTTTctattttaacaaaattacaatctaaaattgaaaagaaaaaaaacagagaCAACAAGGGCAtactaaataaaatgacataaatatgcaaaagTTTTCGAAATATGCTTGCAACAAGATTGTTAATATTGGTAATACAAAAGggaaacaaataattaacatatatgttcataatattattttaggctactatttaatacaaaataattattacacaaaatggaaatatgcTATAGTTcatttcaaaaattttaatctTCTTAAAGATTATATGAACGAAAGGGATGCTCCCCATACTTTTACAAATCAGATAGAGCATCAAAAAGGGAAACATACTACTAATAAACAAAGCATCTTCTATAACAAAGAAAGTAGAACCTATGATATCATTGTCAATCCtgttatatattcacaattaaaaaatgttttacgTATAATCcacaaaacaaataattcaattttacaaaacattttaacaaaatataaaaatgtaataccATTATACCCTGatcaaataattaaaagtaatatatccatacataaaaatgaatatttgttttatctaCAAATcccaaataaatatataaatataattttaccTGACATACGGctacaatttaaaaaagaaaatacatCGGAACTATTTAAGCAAATTAATAATCTAGACATTTATGCTTTgatatcattttttcatattcacACTAATGCTATCAAAAATGTGACCAATACACCAACCAATTATGATAGCACTGATGGGGGGGAGGCCTATGGGCTCATTTCTGCTTCCCTCTCTGATGATAtgacaaattttattttaaataatttgtgtGTACAAATAGATAAAATTTTCTCAAACTTTAAAAGCAAAGAAACAACCACAACAATGAACAAATTagattttcataaaatttatttagaCTTATTAGATATGTTAACCATTTTAATAGTcgacataaataaaaatataaaatttattgattttattttaaatacacTACTAAAatctttttataaatataaacatcattataattatacatattcaGTTAATTTGCTAAACACAATAAATCAGATTCTCCCATTTCATATccattcattatatttgcCTAGCGCACATGAAGAAGACATTTCAAATGATTTTGTAAacaaaatagaaaataattatttttatatacaaaaagaaaattttacTTGGAATcatattaacaaatattatGCAGAAATATCTTCTACAAACTCAGCTACTGAAATAgagaatgaaaaaaaaattatgttacATTCCCTAAATACAGAATGCTTGAGTAACACATTTGTTCCTTTAAATCAAAgtattgataataataaattttgggCACAATATTGTATAATACTAGTAACTATTATCGttaaaaagataaaatatgtgACCCATAGAAATGTTTTGACTGATGAACAATATGTGTTGGAAGCAATAAATACACTACtacatatacaaaataaaaaagttcTTAATTTAGATAGTCTCATAGATTCAAAAGCACCATTTTTGAAAGATCTACATATTGATAAATTGGAAAATTCAAAGGGAACGGACATTGATATCcctaataaatatgaatgttcagaaaaaaaaaataactttttactttttctcaacttttcttttaatatgctaaaaaatttaaagtaCAATAATACGTGCTTAAAAGATTTAGCGTCTAAAAACAAAGAGGGAGTAAAAacttttttgaaaattatttcattaataagtaatattaaatatttattaacaagcaatataaaaaaatgtgcatCCAAAAATTCGATGGAAAATGTAATAACTGCAAATGatcattttataaaaagacaaaatgaagatataaaaaatacaaaaataattaatatgattaaaaaaaatataaacctATTTGGTAATGAAATCGTATTAGCgttttcaaattattatgcaATATCAAAATCTTTTAGTAGTGATTTTTTATCCTGCACAAGTCAGAAAAATATTGCTATGTACATGtcatacatatttaatgatGCCTATTTTCAGAATAATTctcaaataaaaagtataattcttaatcattttttaaaacattataatattttaaattcaaATTTGGAAAcgtataacaaaaaatatatttatctacaatatataactatttataattttataaaactttttcataatgatattaataatacatcACCCGATTTGTATAATACAAtactaaatatatttatggaatgtttcaataataatacatgcTATAACCTTAAGAATGGCAAAAATTCCAACGACGTCTCCTACACAAacgaacaaaataattattatttacaccttttgaataaattatgttatgtttactttttatcaaaaaaatatatcacaaATTTAGAATTTCTTAATCATAtaaatcataatttttatttaacattttatttaattaaccaatatattgaaaaaaatattaacccacaagaatattttacaaattttattaacaagtgtgcaaataaaatcataattatattaactgttcataaattttttaatatttattcagAAGATCTAAATGTGTGTGTTTCAAAACTTATTCAGTTAACTCatgaatatattactaaagaaaacaaagaaaagtttattttatatattattccctttttaaaattgcaAAAATCGTCCACTGACAGTTTGAAGCGTCTCTTAATCGATGCTAACACAAATGTTGGTGAGGAAGtgaatatacaaaaagaCACACCTGAAGAAAGCCAGCTAacttttcaaaattataatttaagcAATTCTAATCAAGGGGATATTTCATGTATAgaatgtgaaaaaaatgaaagtaACTTATTTAAAGATGATCTAAAAGTGGGTAATAATACCGAAAATGATAACATACATAATGATAGTCTCTTtacaaataaacaaaatagcttaagtaacattttttttaattattttaaagaacATAATTATGCAAACCAAAATGTATATCCAGTCTCACCCATTGAAAACGATTTAATAGAACTAATTGacaatttagaaaaaaataaaaattttcaaataacCAATAGCACTTTATGtcaaatattaaatgaatatgtaaagga carries:
- a CDS encoding EH domain-containing protein, putative, coding for MKKLLYRTDEETVVYDNVLEGLYSLYKTYILELENEFNYYHFYKPLLTSGDFLSKPMILLLGQYSTGKTTFIKHLIEKEYCGMRIGPEPTTDKFVAVMYSEKEQLIPGNALVSDITKPFSQLESFGNSFLSKLECSNTNSDVLKSLTIIDTPGVLSGIKQISRGYDFEKVIYWFAQRVDLILLIFDAHKLDISDEFRRCIQAIKGQDSKIRIILNKADTINTQQLMRVYGSLMWSLGIVINTPEVNRVYIGSFWDRKLMFDENRSIFEDEASDLYKELSKIPRNSTMIRLNDFIKRCRTLKVHIYLLTHLRQKLPYFRKDYIKGRLIKSLEKIYEEVARENNLPLGDFPPVQFMKEKLHDIDWLKIPKLDLKKIEKINKVLNVHIPQLLEMIPKESATIDMTKLGTNEGTIVDNKLTPFLELTSGEIPLWVKQKYLLSPIDTSKYSDDFYKLGPNDYGKISGEQVKPDLIKSKLPSSVLHKIWNLADITKDGYLDLFEYSLARHFIEMKVEGFDLPAKVPKDMLNSHEY